One Chlorobaculum limnaeum genomic window carries:
- the pssA gene encoding CDP-diacylglycerol--serine O-phosphatidyltransferase: MSTEERKARQKRYPPVLHDGGEKSLRRFPFVSRSFVPSVFTVMNMVSGYVSIVMSGEGNFIIAGWLIFVAAFFDTIDGFVARLTNSSSEFGVELDSLSDLVSFGAAPAYLVYQFGLSTLGMPLGLVFSSLLMVGSGLRLARFNINLIDYHKDSFSGLPTPAQAMTVASFILWMSVEPLFTGLALQQVLLVLTVSLAILMVSKVNYDALPKPTLDSFRRHPLQMISYVIAIFCVLVFQAKAFFVAMLLYILLGIVRSVTLMVRQWQL, from the coding sequence ATGAGTACAGAGGAAAGAAAAGCTCGGCAAAAACGCTATCCACCAGTTTTGCATGACGGCGGAGAGAAGTCTCTGCGGCGCTTTCCCTTCGTTTCGCGCTCGTTCGTGCCGTCGGTCTTCACGGTCATGAACATGGTGTCGGGCTATGTTTCCATCGTCATGTCGGGCGAGGGTAATTTCATCATCGCCGGATGGCTCATCTTCGTGGCGGCCTTTTTCGACACCATCGACGGCTTCGTGGCGCGGCTGACCAACAGCTCCTCCGAGTTCGGCGTGGAGCTCGATTCGCTCTCCGACCTCGTCTCCTTCGGCGCCGCGCCAGCCTACCTTGTTTACCAGTTTGGCCTCTCGACTCTCGGAATGCCGCTGGGACTGGTGTTCAGCTCTCTTCTGATGGTTGGCAGCGGGTTGCGTCTGGCCCGTTTCAACATCAACCTGATCGATTATCACAAGGACTCCTTTTCCGGTTTGCCCACGCCCGCGCAGGCGATGACCGTCGCCTCGTTCATTCTCTGGATGTCTGTCGAGCCACTGTTCACAGGTCTCGCGCTTCAGCAGGTGCTGCTGGTGCTTACTGTTTCGCTCGCCATTCTCATGGTCAGCAAGGTCAACTACGACGCTCTGCCCAAGCCGACCCTCGACTCCTTTCGCCGCCACCCGTTACAGATGATTTCGTATGTGATTGCGATCTTCTGCGTGCTGGTCTTTCAGGCCAAGGCTTTTTTTGTGGCCATGTTATTGTATATTCTGCTCGGAATCGTCAGGTCCGTGACGCTCATGGTCAGGCAATGGCAGCTCTGA
- the purS gene encoding phosphoribosylformylglycinamidine synthase subunit PurS, giving the protein MAFKAKIKVTLRPSILDVQGKAAQHALENLGYSSVESIRIGKYMEVTIGEESRAEAERVCNEICQKLLSNPIMEDFSFELEPVN; this is encoded by the coding sequence ATGGCATTCAAGGCTAAGATCAAAGTGACCCTTCGTCCCTCGATTCTCGATGTTCAGGGCAAGGCGGCGCAGCACGCGCTTGAAAATCTCGGGTATTCGAGCGTCGAATCGATCCGCATCGGCAAATACATGGAGGTGACCATCGGCGAAGAGTCTCGCGCCGAGGCCGAAAGAGTCTGCAACGAAATCTGTCAGAAGCTCCTCTCCAACCCGATCATGGAAGATTTCAGTTTCGAACTGGAACCCGTCAACTAA
- a CDS encoding DUF4082 domain-containing protein, with protein sequence MKKVLSLATGVLLMSGIANQAFADVIAMSFTAGTEFPYVSDPLPNTVGWEFTLSSPVTVTSLGFYDFDDDGLVNDHDVSIWDSSANVVVSASVTTSGWSDAGYFWESVTPVTLSAGTYRIGAAIYGDDYYYSGASSVITATPVTYSGGVYAVGSFDYPDNLSSNNGRFGPNFTFTAVPEPATMLLLGTGLAVLTALRREKTDVV encoded by the coding sequence ATGAAAAAAGTATTGTCATTGGCAACCGGAGTGCTCCTGATGTCAGGAATAGCAAATCAGGCGTTTGCAGATGTTATCGCCATGTCTTTTACAGCTGGGACTGAATTTCCCTATGTCAGTGATCCGTTACCCAATACCGTTGGCTGGGAGTTTACTCTTTCTTCGCCAGTTACGGTGACAAGCCTCGGTTTTTACGATTTTGACGATGACGGGCTTGTAAATGATCATGATGTGTCAATCTGGGACAGTTCGGCTAACGTGGTGGTTTCTGCATCGGTAACCACTTCAGGTTGGAGTGATGCGGGGTATTTTTGGGAATCGGTGACTCCCGTTACCCTTTCTGCAGGCACCTACAGGATCGGCGCAGCAATTTATGGAGATGATTATTATTACTCGGGAGCATCTTCGGTGATAACGGCAACTCCTGTAACCTACTCTGGTGGAGTCTATGCTGTTGGCAGTTTTGATTATCCCGATAACCTCAGTTCGAATAATGGACGTTTCGGGCCAAACTTTACCTTCACTGCCGTACCGGAACCGGCAACCATGTTGCTTCTGGGCACGGGGCTTGCAGTGTTGACGGCTTTACGAAGAGAAAAAACAGACGTAGTCTGA
- the panB gene encoding 3-methyl-2-oxobutanoate hydroxymethyltransferase — protein MNQPSGNKLPHVTTRRMLDMKQRGEKIAMLTAYDYTMARILDRSGVDAILVGDSASNVFAGHNTTLPMTVEEMIYHAKAVVRGVQAETRRAMVIVDMPFMSYQLSPEDAVRNAGKIMKEHECDAVKMEGGKVIAEAVKRITDIGIPVMGHLGLMPQSIYKYGSYKVRAMEEEEARQLIEDAKIIEEAGAFAIVLEKIPSKLAGEVSRSLTIPTIGIGAGPECDGQVLVINDMLGLNNEFHPRFVRRYADLSSVIEQAVKNYVDDVRSNSFPSEDESY, from the coding sequence ATGAACCAGCCCTCCGGCAATAAACTGCCTCACGTCACGACCCGCAGGATGCTCGATATGAAGCAGCGCGGCGAAAAGATCGCCATGCTGACCGCCTATGACTACACGATGGCGCGGATTCTCGATCGCTCGGGCGTTGACGCGATTCTTGTCGGTGATTCGGCGAGCAACGTCTTCGCCGGGCATAACACCACGTTGCCGATGACCGTCGAGGAGATGATCTACCACGCCAAGGCGGTGGTGCGCGGTGTGCAGGCCGAGACGCGGCGAGCGATGGTGATCGTCGATATGCCCTTCATGAGCTACCAGCTTTCGCCGGAGGATGCCGTGCGCAACGCTGGAAAAATCATGAAAGAGCACGAGTGCGACGCGGTCAAGATGGAGGGGGGCAAGGTGATCGCCGAGGCGGTCAAGCGGATCACCGACATCGGCATTCCGGTCATGGGCCACCTCGGCCTCATGCCGCAATCGATCTACAAATATGGCAGCTACAAGGTTCGCGCCATGGAGGAGGAGGAGGCCCGCCAGCTCATCGAGGACGCGAAGATCATCGAAGAGGCGGGCGCTTTCGCCATCGTGCTCGAAAAGATTCCCTCGAAGCTCGCCGGGGAGGTGAGCCGTTCGCTGACGATTCCGACCATCGGCATCGGCGCGGGGCCTGAGTGCGACGGCCAGGTGCTGGTGATCAACGACATGCTCGGCCTCAACAACGAGTTCCACCCGCGCTTCGTCCGGCGCTACGCCGATCTCTCCTCGGTGATCGAACAGGCCGTGAAAAACTACGTCGATGACGTGCGCAGCAACAGCTTCCCGTCCGAAGACGAGAGTTACTGA
- a CDS encoding lipoate--protein ligase family protein, with protein sequence MEPLFSSVYCVDSGAGSGQYNMEFDMRLMRAFADGAFRRAFGEGSCLWRFYRWSPPAVSLGRNQNPAEIDRERCRADGVDVVVRPTGGRAVFHADELTYSFFATTPLPNEVIYQMVHETIARALSRVGVEAEFCRSQPDFRARYASPESVSCFTASARYELQVNGRKIVGSAQRRNGNVLLQHGSLPLSMRHRQLSRYLAGASRELVESVDADMERKTASLDEFTDAGYADLVPLIIAEAGNSAGSATKILTPGEIERLDGFQQSL encoded by the coding sequence ATGGAACCTCTTTTTTCATCAGTCTATTGCGTCGATTCCGGGGCAGGCTCTGGTCAGTATAATATGGAGTTCGACATGCGGCTCATGCGGGCGTTTGCCGATGGGGCGTTCCGGCGGGCGTTTGGCGAGGGGAGTTGCCTGTGGCGCTTCTATCGGTGGTCGCCTCCGGCGGTGTCGCTCGGGCGGAACCAGAATCCGGCGGAGATCGACCGGGAGCGGTGCCGCGCCGATGGCGTCGATGTGGTGGTGCGGCCAACCGGCGGGCGGGCGGTGTTTCATGCCGACGAGCTGACCTACTCCTTTTTCGCCACCACGCCGCTGCCGAATGAAGTGATCTACCAGATGGTGCACGAAACCATCGCGCGGGCGCTCTCCAGAGTCGGCGTCGAGGCGGAGTTCTGCCGGTCGCAGCCGGACTTCCGGGCGCGGTACGCATCTCCCGAATCGGTCTCCTGTTTCACCGCCTCGGCCCGTTACGAATTGCAGGTGAATGGGCGCAAAATCGTCGGCTCGGCGCAGCGGCGCAACGGAAATGTGCTCCTTCAGCACGGTTCTTTGCCACTTTCGATGCGGCACAGGCAACTTTCGCGTTATCTTGCGGGTGCGTCCCGCGAACTTGTCGAGTCGGTCGATGCCGACATGGAGCGCAAAACCGCGTCGCTCGACGAGTTCACCGATGCGGGCTATGCCGATCTCGTGCCGCTCATCATCGCCGAAGCGGGCAACTCCGCCGGATCGGCCACGAAAATTCTGACTCCCGGAGAGATCGAGCGTCTCGACGGTTTTCAACAATCACTCTAA